One region of Acidobacteriota bacterium genomic DNA includes:
- a CDS encoding tyrosine-type recombinase/integrase, with amino-acid sequence MSGVGKGSEKCRQGKGDKDRLCYLTNGSADAVAAWVAARGSLPGPLLVRIGKGSRMTDSRLSDQAVRCILETRADQAGIPVPRPHDARRTFVTTLLDRGNDALIVARLAGHADVRTTMRYDRRDEHAKRRAAESLDVPFRG; translated from the coding sequence CAGAAAAATGCCGACAGGGCAAGGGCGACAAGGACCGGCTCTGCTACCTCACCAACGGCTCCGCCGACGCCGTGGCCGCCTGGGTCGCCGCCCGGGGTTCTTTGCCCGGCCCCCTCTTAGTGCGCATCGGCAAGGGCTCCCGGATGACCGATTCCCGCCTCAGCGACCAGGCTGTGCGCTGCATCCTGGAAACCCGGGCCGACCAGGCCGGAATCCCCGTCCCCCGCCCCCACGACGCCCGCCGGACCTTCGTCACCACCCTCCTGGACCGGGGCAACGACGCCCTCATCGTCGCCAGGCTCGCCGGGCACGCCGACGTTCGCACCACCATGCGCTACGACCGCCGCGACGAACACGCCAAGCGTAGGGCCGCCGAAAGCCTGGACGTGCCGTTCAGGGGGTGA